One genomic region from Bacillus aquiflavi encodes:
- a CDS encoding transposase, whose amino-acid sequence MERIFYSVAHEKAKEQEAFIHERQKDHEITLSLDEVAVRKGHTYETVLYDADLGVVMGMHQNRHCASTMELLSVKKRGD is encoded by the coding sequence GTGGAACGTATTTTCTATTCGGTTGCTCATGAAAAAGCAAAGGAACAGGAGGCATTCATCCATGAAAGGCAAAAAGATCATGAAATCACGTTAAGCTTGGATGAAGTGGCCGTTCGAAAGGGACATACCTATGAGACCGTTCTTTATGATGCTGATTTAGGGGTGGTGATGGGTATGCATCAAAATCGTCATTGTGCCTCTACTATGGAACTTTTGTCAGTAAAAAAACGTGGTGATTGA